A window from Methanobacterium sp. encodes these proteins:
- a CDS encoding DUF365 domain-containing protein, whose product MGKIKGVSHPIPTEYAERIYNEDKTVFVSKSHLGKASEGDKFIIYESYGAKAYTGWADVKSISKQKTSDITRKYGKKLMITKRELQEYAKGKSEMNVIEFENFEKFKNPVKPSRFVALRGKYIYENEFGMINKHKG is encoded by the coding sequence ATGGGAAAAATTAAAGGAGTTTCACATCCAATACCTACAGAATATGCAGAAAGAATATATAATGAGGATAAAACTGTTTTTGTGAGTAAATCACACCTGGGAAAAGCTTCTGAAGGAGATAAGTTCATAATATATGAGTCCTATGGGGCTAAAGCTTACACAGGCTGGGCTGATGTAAAATCCATAAGTAAACAAAAAACGAGTGATATTACTAGAAAATATGGGAAAAAGTTGATGATAACTAAAAGGGAACTTCAAGAGTATGCTAAAGGTAAATCTGAGATGAACGTGATTGAGTTTGAAAATTTTGAAAAATTCAAAAATCCAGTAAAACCTTCAAGATTTGTTGCTTTAAGAGGTAAATACATATATGAAAATGAATTTGGCATGATAAATAAACATAAAGGGTAA
- a CDS encoding helicase-related protein → MKPPKMLDNKKNGTVCEELNENLGKGSKLSIISAYFTMYAYYELRKELNKIDGMRFIFTKPSFLKNDNEQVREYYIDKNNERDIFGNEFELKLRNEMKQGHIAKECAEWLKNKAEIKSFKNANTAQLRMIYIDNPDEHVSINGSVDFTTDGLGITQSNRTDMNSCFYGKEATLFYLNNFNELWEDDDALEDVKDKVLEQMQVMYKENPAEFIYFVTMYNIFYEYLDELTEDNIVKTRTGFKDTKIWNKLYKFQKDAAIGVIDKMEKHNGCILADSVGLGKTFTALAVIKYYELRNDRVLVLVPKKLRENWTIYTQNDKRNLFIEDRFNYDVLNHTDLSRAGGQSGEINLKTINWSNYDLIVIDESHNFRNNPAVKDRTTRYERLMNEVIKAGVKTKIMMLSATPVNNRMADIKNQIAFITEDDDNAFLDVGLSSIEIILRKAQMVFNQWSKLPDEERTGEVFVDMMDLDYFKLLDTVTIARSRKHIEKYYNLDEIGRFPIRKTPINQYSEIDVENEFLPIKEVNKAIKRLNLGIYSPLLYILPDKRDSYSEKYDVAVGEGHSVFKQVDRERQIVVLMRINMLKRMESSIHSFKLTIATLLEKIDSVLDRIENNGINYDHDIDISLIDPDGDEFDDMMFGRKKKVLLQDMDLIKWKQDLKSDKEKLEIILDEAEQITPERDSKLQDLKERIEYKIKHPINDNNKKIVIFTAFADTANYLYENITDWAMEKYKLHSALVTGSGPNKTTLNGIGSTDLNNILTNFSPISKERAKIDSTMDEEIDILIGTDCISEGQNLQDCDYLINYDIHWNPVRIIQRFGRIDRIGSKNEEIQLVNFWPNLELDEYINLKGRVESRMVMVDVSATGEENIIENGDRKKMNDLEYRKKQLERLQEEVVDLEDISGGISITDLTFNDFKIELMEYMKDNRKQLEEAPNGMYSIVKIDDELRDTVKPGVIFTLKHIKGFKQTKEQNALFPHYMVYVKEDGSVELNYLHAKKILDYYKKLCSGKREVFEELVKDFDKETNDGRDMSEFSSLLETSIENILGKKEEEGVASLFSKGGTSHVKNNFTGLEEFELVTFLILK, encoded by the coding sequence GTGAAACCACCTAAAATGCTCGATAACAAAAAAAATGGAACAGTATGCGAAGAATTAAATGAAAATCTTGGAAAAGGATCTAAACTTTCCATAATATCAGCTTATTTTACAATGTATGCATATTATGAGCTACGTAAAGAACTTAACAAAATTGATGGGATGCGTTTTATCTTTACAAAGCCTAGTTTTCTAAAAAATGATAATGAGCAAGTTAGGGAATATTACATAGATAAAAATAATGAAAGAGATATTTTTGGGAATGAATTTGAGTTAAAACTTCGAAATGAAATGAAACAAGGTCATATTGCAAAGGAATGTGCGGAATGGCTTAAAAATAAAGCGGAAATCAAATCATTTAAAAATGCTAATACGGCTCAGTTACGTATGATTTATATTGATAACCCTGATGAGCATGTTTCAATTAATGGAAGTGTTGATTTTACTACTGATGGTTTAGGAATTACACAATCTAATCGTACGGATATGAATTCATGTTTTTATGGAAAAGAGGCTACTTTATTTTATTTAAATAACTTCAATGAACTATGGGAAGACGACGATGCACTTGAAGACGTTAAAGATAAAGTTTTAGAACAAATGCAAGTGATGTATAAAGAAAATCCTGCCGAATTTATCTATTTTGTGACTATGTATAATATATTTTACGAATATCTCGATGAATTGACTGAAGATAATATTGTTAAAACTCGTACCGGTTTTAAAGATACCAAAATATGGAATAAACTCTATAAATTCCAGAAAGACGCTGCTATTGGTGTAATAGATAAAATGGAAAAGCATAATGGTTGTATACTTGCAGATAGTGTAGGTTTAGGTAAGACCTTTACAGCGCTTGCAGTTATCAAATATTATGAGCTTAGGAATGATAGAGTACTTGTCTTAGTTCCTAAAAAGCTACGAGAAAATTGGACAATTTACACTCAAAATGATAAAAGAAATCTATTTATTGAGGATAGATTTAATTATGATGTTTTAAATCACACTGATTTAAGCAGAGCCGGCGGTCAATCTGGTGAAATTAACCTTAAAACCATTAACTGGTCTAATTATGACCTAATCGTTATAGATGAATCGCATAACTTCCGTAACAACCCTGCTGTAAAAGATAGAACCACTCGTTATGAAAGATTGATGAATGAAGTAATTAAAGCGGGAGTTAAAACTAAAATAATGATGCTGTCTGCAACACCTGTTAATAATCGTATGGCAGATATAAAGAATCAAATAGCATTTATTACTGAAGATGATGATAATGCGTTCTTAGATGTTGGATTAAGTAGTATTGAGATAATTCTTCGAAAGGCGCAAATGGTTTTCAATCAGTGGTCTAAACTTCCAGATGAGGAACGAACTGGTGAAGTATTTGTTGACATGATGGATCTTGACTATTTCAAGCTACTTGATACAGTTACAATTGCCCGTTCGAGAAAACATATTGAGAAATACTATAATCTTGATGAAATAGGAAGATTTCCTATTCGTAAGACTCCAATCAATCAATATTCTGAAATTGATGTTGAAAATGAATTTCTTCCCATTAAAGAAGTAAATAAGGCCATTAAAAGACTTAATTTGGGAATTTATTCTCCATTACTGTATATATTACCTGATAAAAGGGATTCTTACAGTGAGAAATATGATGTCGCTGTTGGAGAGGGGCATAGTGTATTTAAACAGGTTGATCGTGAAAGACAAATTGTAGTATTAATGCGAATTAACATGTTAAAACGTATGGAAAGTTCTATTCATTCATTTAAGCTAACAATTGCTACTCTTCTTGAAAAAATTGACAGTGTATTAGATCGGATAGAAAATAATGGCATAAATTATGATCATGACATTGATATTTCTTTAATTGATCCTGATGGAGATGAATTTGATGATATGATGTTTGGTAGAAAGAAGAAGGTTCTTCTCCAGGATATGGATTTAATCAAATGGAAACAAGATTTAAAGTCAGATAAAGAAAAACTAGAAATAATTCTTGATGAAGCTGAGCAAATTACTCCTGAACGTGATTCTAAGCTTCAAGACTTGAAAGAAAGGATTGAATACAAGATTAAACATCCTATTAATGATAATAACAAAAAAATAGTAATATTCACGGCTTTTGCAGATACTGCTAACTATTTATATGAAAATATAACTGATTGGGCTATGGAAAAATATAAATTACATTCTGCTTTAGTTACAGGTTCTGGTCCTAATAAAACTACATTAAATGGAATAGGGTCCACAGATTTAAATAATATCCTCACAAACTTCTCTCCAATCTCAAAGGAACGTGCTAAAATCGACAGCACAATGGATGAAGAAATTGATATTTTAATTGGAACCGATTGTATTTCTGAAGGTCAAAACTTACAAGATTGTGATTATTTAATTAATTATGACATTCATTGGAATCCTGTGCGTATTATTCAGCGTTTTGGACGTATAGATCGTATAGGTTCTAAAAACGAGGAAATACAACTGGTTAATTTCTGGCCTAATCTTGAATTAGATGAATATATTAATCTTAAAGGTCGTGTAGAAAGTCGTATGGTTATGGTTGATGTATCTGCTACTGGTGAAGAAAATATAATTGAAAATGGCGATAGAAAGAAGATGAATGATCTTGAATACCGTAAAAAACAACTAGAACGTTTACAAGAGGAAGTAGTTGATTTGGAAGATATATCTGGCGGTATTTCCATCACTGATTTAACCTTCAATGATTTTAAAATAGAGCTTATGGAATATATGAAGGATAATCGTAAGCAACTAGAAGAAGCTCCTAATGGAATGTATTCTATTGTAAAAATAGATGATGAACTCAGAGATACTGTTAAACCTGGAGTTATTTTTACTTTAAAGCATATTAAAGGTTTTAAACAAACCAAAGAACAAAATGCTCTTTTCCCTCATTATATGGTTTATGTTAAAGAAGATGGCTCTGTAGAACTTAATTATCTTCATGCCAAAAAAATACTTGATTATTATAAGAAACTTTGCTCGGGTAAGAGAGAAGTATTCGAAGAACTTGTAAAAGACTTTGATAAGGAAACAAATGATGGTCGAGATATGAGTGAGTTTTCAAGTTTACTTGAAACATCCATTGAAAATATCCTTGGCAAAAAAGAGGAAGAGGGAGTTGCAAGTCTTTTTAGTAAAGGAGGCACTTCTCACGTTAAAAATAATTTTACGGGACTAGAAGAATTTGAATTAGTTACATTTTTAATTTTAAAGTAA
- a CDS encoding Rho termination factor N-terminal domain-containing protein — protein MSSKKQELLKTLTMKELKEVCKNNGLKGYSQYKRNELAKFVAENTNLSIKQIENLVNKLQEDKMATKVKDSGDFILRKAVKIESNDPELIIASVDSLKLKIYNLGTPEFSYLCDGKCKDYIYRVKQGQSPFCKHYPAVIAELILQGKLDPSVTIPNHISGKSMDALNEILEKRKKEDGAIISEDRNIENTLKSLKEDLMEISCKNSVLAREKYHETPEKVFKTMIDDSFQLLEYETILNRRNEGWDLLVLGTYAPKPYIAVVDCKPASLGTYNFRNNSNPMITLKSYCTDMCKEQLMGVYKDYVKYMVIVAPDFPEEITQFVPQFTQITGGIKLSFLPVSTLLYLVECYRENPILTHYNSETLFKKDIITKEDVDELFKVSEEHIAELCTTARSVLRSRMTEICQHHTDACYIKLDEVFLQQIIEEVISILNPHLLKQGVNGTTGIKTFSLNHDYYLLWEKVLNALTEEFANILKEQSLLQIKRSDLKEDIIKYLE, from the coding sequence ATGTCTTCAAAAAAGCAAGAACTACTGAAAACACTTACAATGAAAGAACTTAAAGAAGTATGCAAAAACAATGGCTTAAAAGGGTATTCTCAGTATAAAAGAAACGAACTGGCGAAATTCGTGGCTGAAAACACCAATCTATCTATAAAACAGATTGAAAATCTTGTTAACAAATTACAAGAGGATAAAATGGCCACTAAAGTTAAGGACTCTGGAGATTTCATCCTTAGAAAAGCTGTTAAAATAGAATCAAATGATCCAGAATTAATCATTGCCAGTGTTGACAGTTTAAAATTGAAGATATACAACCTGGGAACCCCAGAATTTTCTTACCTCTGTGACGGAAAGTGTAAAGATTATATTTATCGAGTAAAACAGGGACAATCTCCTTTTTGTAAACATTATCCCGCAGTTATCGCAGAATTGATCCTTCAAGGAAAGTTAGATCCATCTGTAACAATACCTAATCATATTTCAGGTAAATCTATGGATGCTTTAAATGAAATACTGGAAAAAAGGAAAAAAGAAGATGGAGCAATAATTTCTGAAGATAGGAACATCGAAAACACTTTAAAAAGTCTTAAAGAAGATTTAATGGAAATTTCCTGTAAAAATAGCGTTCTCGCAAGGGAAAAATATCATGAAACTCCCGAAAAGGTTTTTAAAACAATGATCGATGACTCTTTCCAGTTGTTAGAATATGAAACCATCTTAAACAGACGTAATGAAGGTTGGGATCTTTTAGTTCTTGGAACATATGCACCTAAACCATACATTGCGGTTGTAGATTGTAAACCTGCCAGTTTAGGAACCTATAATTTTAGAAATAATTCAAATCCTATGATTACATTAAAAAGTTACTGCACGGATATGTGCAAAGAACAATTAATGGGAGTCTATAAAGATTACGTGAAGTATATGGTCATCGTTGCACCTGATTTTCCTGAAGAAATAACTCAGTTTGTTCCCCAATTTACACAAATTACAGGTGGAATAAAGCTTTCATTTTTACCTGTTTCCACATTGTTATATTTAGTAGAATGTTATCGTGAAAATCCTATTTTAACACATTATAATTCAGAAACCCTCTTTAAAAAGGACATAATAACAAAAGAAGATGTTGATGAATTATTTAAAGTATCAGAGGAACATATTGCAGAATTATGCACCACAGCACGCAGTGTTCTTAGAAGTAGAATGACTGAAATCTGCCAGCATCATACAGATGCTTGTTATATTAAATTAGACGAAGTATTCTTGCAGCAAATCATAGAAGAAGTAATTTCAATTTTAAATCCCCATCTACTTAAACAAGGAGTAAATGGTACTACTGGAATTAAAACATTTAGTTTAAACCATGATTACTATTTATTATGGGAAAAAGTTCTGAACGCGTTGACTGAAGAGTTCGCTAACATATTAAAAGAACAGTCATTACTTCAAATTAAAAGATCGGATTTAAAAGAGGATATAATAAAATACTTAGAATAA
- a CDS encoding DUF4391 domain-containing protein, which produces MFNIYEYMNIPAKCELGSTIFKKNFYENAKLNKSDKELFIRHVDKIKWDYCLKPTNISIKTFKDDIREYSEIEFITVKIKIPNKTKRLAEIIMRSIPYPMIIVFENENKIQIFTAHQRINLADNNKNTIEEFISTEWIDLDNLDDPDKKLFESLSIKNLSFTNFYIFYKDIIDNIVRYNASKLTGKDIEQNVDKIKKIYDDIKLIDAEIELIKGKIKKETQFNRQMEMNMQIKELEEKKEQMLNELD; this is translated from the coding sequence ATGTTTAATATTTATGAGTATATGAATATTCCTGCAAAATGTGAGTTAGGAAGCACCATATTTAAGAAGAATTTCTATGAGAATGCTAAGTTAAATAAATCGGATAAAGAGCTTTTTATTAGACATGTTGATAAAATTAAATGGGATTACTGCTTGAAGCCTACAAATATCAGCATTAAAACATTTAAAGATGATATTAGAGAATATAGTGAAATTGAATTCATAACGGTTAAAATTAAAATTCCTAATAAAACCAAACGCTTAGCTGAAATAATAATGCGTTCTATTCCTTATCCAATGATCATTGTTTTTGAAAATGAGAATAAAATACAGATATTTACAGCTCATCAAAGGATAAATCTTGCAGATAATAACAAAAACACTATTGAAGAGTTTATTTCCACGGAATGGATAGATCTTGATAATTTGGATGACCCAGATAAAAAACTTTTTGAAAGCCTTAGTATAAAAAATTTGAGCTTTACTAATTTTTATATATTTTATAAAGATATAATTGATAATATAGTTCGATACAATGCTTCAAAGCTTACTGGAAAAGATATAGAACAAAATGTTGATAAAATAAAGAAAATTTATGATGATATAAAGCTTATTGATGCAGAAATTGAACTTATAAAAGGCAAAATCAAAAAAGAAACTCAATTTAATCGACAAATGGAAATGAATATGCAGATTAAAGAATTGGAAGAGAAAAAAGAACAAATGCTTAATGAATTGGATTAA
- a CDS encoding DEAD/DEAH box helicase family protein, protein MKLKFNPNLEYQDDAISAVVNLFEGQNSIQSFFTVPGAQVSLLDSGQGIGNRLEISEEDILENLKKIQLENYLVPSEILSSNNLIFDIEMETGTGKTYVYLKTIFELNKKYGFTKFIIVVPSIAIKEGVYKALQMTKDHFKGLYNNVIYDYFIYDSQKLEQVRNFAVSSNIQIMIINIDAFRRSFTDPTKETKANIIHRENDKLSGMKPIELIQETNPIVIIDEPQSVSRTSKAKDAIASLNPLCTLQYSATHAEIHNLIYKLDAIDAFKMGLVKQIEVDGIESNDAHNKAYLKLVSVDNKKSRISARIDIDMYKNGKIKREPVTVYPGDDLSSKKLGNREIYEGYVIGEIYCEEGNEYVDFTNREEVLSIGKPVGDIDDLVIKRQQIRKTIEEHLNKELKRNPLGIKVLSLFFIDKVANYRYYDEDGNPQKGIYAEIFEEEYKKVISKQKYSTLLKEIDLETPVEDIHNGYFSQDKKGVLKDTRGNTLADDDTYNLIMKDKEELLSFNSKLRFIFSHSALREGWDNPNVFQICTLNETKSTIKKRQEIGRGLRLCVNQDGERIKDNQINTLTVMANESYDDFAKTLQKEIEDDEGIKFGIIQKHTFASISFKNENGDLEHLGSQSSEEIFNFFKDKGYINSRGKVQDALKIAIKQNMIEVPEKYNKLNAQITAVAQKLTKKLDIKNLNDKKKVKLNKKVYLSEDFKEFWNKIKYKTTYSVDFDSVELIEKCFKAMNEYLDVKSPKLIYTKAGLLIKSKGVESYEKQRSVVHSEELEVLLPDIITFLQNETYLTRRTLVDILIKSETLWQFKKNPQQYMEEVLKIISSQMNHMIVDGIKYTKIGDKEYYAQELFKNNELFGYLSKNMLESKRSVYDHVIYDSDNEKSFAERFERDENVILYAKLPGWFKIPTPLGNYNPDWAVLINKNDEKKLYFILETKGNVQYESLRQTEADKIKCGKKHFKALGNDVEFKAVDNYNSFIENV, encoded by the coding sequence ATGAAGCTTAAATTTAATCCTAATTTAGAATATCAGGATGATGCCATTTCAGCCGTAGTAAATTTATTTGAAGGTCAGAATTCCATACAATCTTTTTTTACAGTTCCTGGCGCTCAAGTAAGTTTATTGGATTCTGGGCAAGGTATTGGAAACAGACTGGAAATCAGTGAAGAAGATATTCTAGAAAACCTTAAAAAGATCCAGTTAGAGAATTATTTAGTTCCTAGTGAAATTTTAAGCTCAAATAATCTTATTTTTGATATTGAAATGGAAACAGGGACTGGTAAAACGTATGTTTATTTAAAAACCATATTTGAACTCAATAAAAAATATGGTTTTACTAAGTTTATCATTGTTGTTCCTAGTATAGCAATTAAGGAAGGTGTTTATAAAGCTCTTCAAATGACTAAAGACCATTTTAAGGGGTTATATAATAATGTTATTTACGATTATTTTATTTATGACAGCCAAAAGCTCGAACAGGTTAGAAACTTTGCAGTTAGCAGCAATATACAGATAATGATTATCAATATTGATGCATTCCGCCGAAGCTTTACCGATCCAACAAAAGAAACCAAAGCTAATATTATACACAGAGAAAATGATAAATTAAGTGGTATGAAACCTATTGAACTTATACAGGAAACTAATCCTATTGTTATTATTGACGAACCTCAATCTGTTTCCAGAACTTCAAAAGCGAAAGATGCAATAGCTTCTTTAAATCCGCTTTGTACTTTGCAATATTCAGCTACTCATGCAGAAATTCATAATTTAATTTATAAATTGGATGCAATTGATGCCTTTAAAATGGGTCTTGTGAAACAAATTGAAGTAGATGGAATCGAATCAAATGATGCCCATAATAAAGCATATTTAAAATTAGTATCCGTAGATAATAAAAAATCCCGTATAAGCGCTAGAATTGATATAGATATGTATAAAAATGGTAAAATCAAGCGAGAACCTGTAACTGTCTACCCGGGTGATGATTTATCTTCTAAAAAACTGGGAAACAGGGAAATCTATGAAGGATACGTGATCGGTGAAATATACTGTGAAGAAGGAAATGAGTATGTTGATTTTACTAATAGGGAAGAAGTACTTAGTATAGGAAAACCTGTAGGGGACATTGATGATTTAGTTATAAAAAGACAGCAGATTCGTAAAACTATTGAAGAACATTTAAACAAGGAATTAAAAAGGAACCCATTAGGAATTAAGGTTTTGAGTTTATTTTTCATAGATAAAGTGGCTAATTATAGATACTATGATGAAGATGGTAATCCACAAAAGGGTATTTATGCTGAAATATTTGAAGAAGAATATAAAAAAGTAATCAGTAAACAGAAGTATAGTACTCTACTTAAAGAAATTGACTTAGAAACACCAGTTGAAGATATCCATAATGGTTATTTTTCCCAAGATAAAAAGGGAGTACTTAAAGATACCCGCGGAAATACTTTAGCTGATGATGATACGTATAATCTGATTATGAAAGATAAAGAGGAGCTTTTAAGCTTTAATAGTAAACTTAGATTTATATTTTCTCATTCGGCCCTTCGTGAAGGCTGGGATAATCCCAATGTATTCCAGATTTGTACATTAAATGAAACTAAATCTACTATAAAGAAGCGCCAAGAAATTGGAAGAGGTTTAAGACTTTGTGTTAACCAGGATGGAGAAAGAATCAAAGATAATCAGATTAATACTCTCACGGTAATGGCCAATGAAAGCTATGACGATTTTGCAAAGACTCTGCAAAAAGAAATTGAAGATGATGAGGGAATTAAATTTGGAATAATTCAAAAGCACACTTTTGCCAGTATCAGCTTTAAAAATGAAAATGGCGATTTAGAACACTTGGGAAGTCAGTCTTCTGAGGAAATATTTAATTTCTTTAAAGATAAAGGCTACATTAACTCCAGAGGAAAAGTTCAGGACGCTTTAAAGATAGCTATTAAACAAAATATGATAGAAGTACCGGAAAAATATAATAAATTAAACGCTCAAATAACTGCAGTTGCTCAAAAACTCACTAAAAAACTGGATATTAAAAATCTCAATGATAAAAAGAAAGTTAAACTCAACAAAAAAGTATATCTGAGTGAAGATTTTAAAGAATTTTGGAATAAAATTAAATATAAAACTACATATTCTGTTGATTTTGATAGTGTAGAACTTATTGAAAAATGTTTTAAAGCTATGAATGAATATTTAGATGTTAAATCTCCCAAACTAATTTATACTAAAGCAGGTTTACTTATTAAAAGTAAAGGCGTTGAGTCATATGAAAAACAGCGTAGTGTTGTTCATTCTGAAGAGTTAGAAGTTCTTTTACCAGATATAATTACATTTTTACAGAATGAAACTTATCTTACTCGCCGTACATTAGTAGATATTTTAATTAAAAGTGAAACATTATGGCAATTTAAGAAAAATCCCCAACAATACATGGAAGAAGTTTTGAAGATTATTTCTTCTCAAATGAATCATATGATTGTCGATGGCATCAAATATACTAAGATTGGAGATAAGGAGTATTATGCGCAGGAACTTTTCAAAAATAATGAGTTATTTGGATATTTATCTAAAAATATGCTTGAAAGTAAACGTTCAGTCTATGATCATGTAATCTATGATTCTGATAATGAAAAAAGTTTTGCAGAAAGATTTGAACGGGATGAAAATGTCATTTTGTATGCAAAACTTCCAGGATGGTTTAAAATACCTACTCCTTTAGGAAATTATAATCCTGATTGGGCGGTTTTAATAAACAAAAATGATGAAAAGAAGTTGTACTTTATCCTGGAAACTAAAGGCAATGTTCAGTATGAATCCTTAAGACAAACTGAAGCCGATAAAATAAAATGTGGTAAAAAGCACTTTAAAGCCCTGGGTAATGATGTGGAATTTAAGGCAGTTGATAACTATAATTCGTTCATTGAAAATGTCTAA
- a CDS encoding site-specific DNA-methyltransferase produces the protein MQENNSNGETMDLTREKMQETKLNGESLDIVAENVSKLKELFPEIITEDKIDFDKLKEVLGEYAEEDRERYNFTWKGKLAALRIAQTPSTGTLRPCKEESKNWGTTQNLYLEGDNLEVLKLLQKSYYGKIKMIYIDPPYNTGKDFVYRDNYKDNLQNYLEMTEQIDKEGMKLSTNTDIGGRYHTNWLNMIYPRLRLARNLLTEDGVIFISIDDNELENLKKICDEIFGEENFVSTICVNRTSEIASNYTVSKHEYIIVYSKSINHLDIFNKTKITISRGTVGNKNQTMPEITFPAGLKCYGMDDGVYEATRKIDGSLENIENLDPIIIENGALKEDVRLIARWRSSNDMRNFFANDCKPTKAKITGEIVEIYFENDRFNPQIKKRTYEKIPSIFFENTRGSKDLDELNINFFDFPKSTKLLNYIVNFSKKNDIILDFFCGSATTAHSVIQVNAEDKGARKFIMVQLPESIPKESEAYNIGYKNICEMSKERIRRAGDKILNKSKEEQKTFDNDSTSNLDIGFKVFKLDSSNLAKWNPDYDNLEQKLLDSVENIIPGRCEFDLIYEIMLKYGVDLTLPIIEYNLQNNIIYSIGLGALVICLENDIKANIATEIIKLKNELSPEIMRVVFKDNGFANDSDKTNIKETLMVHGIEEFVTI, from the coding sequence GTGCAAGAAAATAATTCAAATGGGGAAACTATGGATTTAACACGCGAAAAAATGCAAGAAACTAAACTTAATGGGGAAAGTCTAGATATTGTAGCTGAAAATGTGTCTAAACTTAAAGAATTATTTCCAGAAATAATTACAGAAGATAAAATTGATTTTGATAAATTAAAAGAGGTTTTAGGGGAATATGCAGAAGAGGATAGAGAACGTTATAATTTTACATGGAAAGGTAAATTAGCTGCTTTACGCATCGCTCAAACGCCTTCAACAGGAACATTACGTCCATGCAAAGAGGAAAGTAAGAACTGGGGCACGACTCAAAACTTATATCTTGAAGGAGATAATCTAGAAGTGTTAAAACTTCTTCAAAAGTCTTATTATGGCAAAATAAAAATGATTTATATAGATCCTCCTTATAATACCGGAAAGGACTTTGTTTATAGAGATAATTATAAAGATAACTTGCAAAATTACCTTGAAATGACTGAACAGATTGACAAGGAAGGCATGAAACTTTCTACTAATACAGATATTGGTGGGAGATATCATACAAACTGGCTTAATATGATCTATCCACGTTTAAGACTTGCAAGGAATTTATTAACAGAAGATGGCGTAATTTTCATTAGTATTGATGATAATGAATTAGAAAATCTCAAAAAGATTTGTGATGAGATTTTTGGTGAGGAAAATTTTGTATCTACTATATGTGTCAATAGAACTAGTGAAATAGCTTCAAATTATACAGTATCAAAACATGAATACATAATAGTATATTCTAAAAGTATAAATCATCTGGATATATTTAACAAGACAAAAATTACTATTTCTAGGGGAACTGTAGGAAATAAAAATCAAACTATGCCCGAAATAACTTTTCCTGCAGGATTAAAATGTTATGGGATGGATGACGGAGTTTATGAAGCAACACGCAAAATAGATGGTAGTTTAGAAAATATAGAAAATTTAGATCCTATTATTATTGAAAATGGGGCTCTTAAAGAAGATGTTAGGTTGATTGCAAGGTGGAGAAGTTCAAATGATATGAGAAACTTTTTTGCTAATGATTGTAAACCTACAAAAGCAAAGATTACTGGAGAAATTGTTGAAATATACTTTGAAAATGATAGATTTAATCCTCAAATTAAAAAAAGAACTTATGAAAAAATTCCTTCAATATTTTTTGAAAACACTAGAGGAAGTAAGGATTTAGATGAATTAAATATCAATTTCTTTGATTTTCCTAAATCTACAAAATTATTAAATTATATAGTTAACTTTTCGAAAAAAAATGATATTATTCTTGACTTTTTTTGTGGTTCTGCAACGACAGCCCATTCTGTAATTCAAGTTAATGCTGAAGATAAAGGTGCACGTAAATTTATCATGGTTCAATTACCTGAATCAATACCTAAAGAAAGTGAGGCATATAATATAGGCTATAAAAACATATGTGAAATGAGTAAGGAGCGTATTCGTAGAGCTGGAGATAAAATATTAAATAAATCTAAGGAAGAACAAAAAACTTTTGATAATGATAGTACTTCAAACTTAGATATTGGTTTTAAAGTATTCAAACTTGATAGTTCTAACCTTGCAAAATGGAATCCTGATTATGATAATCTTGAGCAAAAATTATTAGATAGTGTTGAAAATATTATTCCTGGCCGTTGTGAATTTGATTTAATCTATGAAATTATGTTAAAATATGGAGTCGATTTAACTCTCCCAATTATAGAATATAATCTTCAAAATAATATTATTTATTCTATAGGTCTTGGGGCTCTTGTTATTTGTCTTGAAAATGATATTAAGGCTAATATTGCTACTGAAATTATCAAATTGAAAAATGAGCTTTCACCGGAAATAATGCGGGTCGTTTTCAAAGATAATGGATTTGCAAACGATAGTGATAAAACTAACATTAAAGAAACCCTTATGGTTCATGGAATTGAAGAATTTGTAACAATATAG